A DNA window from Siniperca chuatsi isolate FFG_IHB_CAS linkage group LG6, ASM2008510v1, whole genome shotgun sequence contains the following coding sequences:
- the tmem38a gene encoding trimeric intracellular cation channel type A produces the protein MEVLAALNLGDFAQVFSKLGMFPVFDLAYYIVSILYLKYEPGSVEVSRRSPVASWLCAMLYCFGSYILADIMLGSSPVDYFQHNSHILLASSVWYLIFYCPLNLFYKCVAFLPVKLVLVALKEVVRTRKIAAGVHHAHHAYHHGYFIMVIVGYVKGSGVALISNFEQLLRGVWRPDTNEILNMSFPTKASLYGAILFTLQEAHWLPVAKSTLILVFTLFMATSKVVMTARHSHGSPFTLIESWVCHLLFGSPLGGSEEDHHHPPAAAVPSSPLKTKEELSEGARKRKVKKAE, from the exons ATGGAAGTCCTGGCTGCTCTTAATTTGGGCGATTTTGCCCAAGTTTTCTCCAAACTGGGAATGTTTCCTGTGTTTGATCTCGCTTATTACATCGTGTCCATCCTCTACCTCAAGTATGAGCCAG GCTCGGTGGAGGTTTCTCGCAGGAGTCCCGTGGCCTCCTGGCTCTGTGCCATGCTCTACTGCTTTGGTAGTTACATCCTGGCAGACATCATGCTTGGAAGCAGCCCAGTCGACTATTTCCAACACAACAGCCACATCCTGCTGGCCTCATCTGTCTG GTACCTCATCTTTTACTGCCCACTGAACCTCTTCTATAAATGTGTGGCTTTCCTGCCGGTCAAGCTGGTGTTGGTCGCCCTGAAAGAAGTCGTCCGCACTCGTAAGATCGCCGCTGGTGTTCACCACGCCCACCACGCCTACCACCATGGCTACTTCATCATGGTCATCGTTGGATACGTCAAAG GGTCTGGAGTGGCTCTCATTTCCAATTTTGAGCAGCTGCTCCGCGGCGTGTGGAGGCCCGACACCAACGAGATCCTCAACATGTCATT CCCGACCAAAGCCAGTCTATACGGCGCCATCCTCTTCACCCTGCAGGAGGCTCACTGGCTGCCAGTAGCCAAGAGCACCCTCATCCTCGTCTTCACCCTCTTCATGGCCACAAGCAAG GTGGTGATGACCGCCCGACACTCTCACGGCTCCCCCTTCACCCTCATTGAGTCCTGGGTTTGCCACCTGCTGTTCGGCTCCCCTTTGGGTGGATCTGAGGAAGACCACCATCATCCTCCCGCCGCTGCTGTCCCATCTTCACCTCTCAAAACCAAGGAGGAGCTGAGCGAAGGTGCTCGCAAGAGGAAGGTTAAGAAAGCCGAGTAG
- the LOC122878156 gene encoding cartilage oligomeric matrix protein — protein MLWFLVVTCALCTGGHVAAGQRDGEIISQIKMTNLALAEIKELLTQQIKEIVFLKNTVMECEACGMGGMQPRPSCVPNPCYTGVKCKETPQGIKCGPCPEGMEGNGTHCTDVDECTVMPCHMGVRCINTSPGFRCGTCPAGYTGPQVQGVGLAYATANKQVCKDINECESSNNGGCVVNSVCMNSPGSFRCGPCKTGYVGDQRRGCKPERACGNGQPNPCHASAECTIHREGTIECQCGVGWAGNGYLCGSDIDIDGFPDEKLDCPERNCNKDNCLTVPNSGQEDADGDGIGDACDEDADGDGIPNTQDNCVLVPNVDQRNIDEDDFGDACDNCRAVKNNDQKDTDVDKFGDECDEDIDGDGIPNYLDNCKRVPNADQIDRDGDKVGDACDSCPYVPNPDQMDVDNDLIGDPCDTNKDSDGDGHQDSRDNCPAVINSSQLDTDKDGLGDECDDDDDNDGIPDLLPPGPDNCRLIPNPLQEDSNGDGVGNVCERDFDNDTINDPIDVCPENAEVTITDFREYQTVVLDPEGDAQIDPNWVVLNQGREIVQTMNSDPGLAVGYTAFSGVDFEGTFHVNTVTDDDYAGFIFGYQDSSSFYVVMWKQVEQIYWQANPFRAVAEPGIQLKAVKSTTGPGENLRNALWHTGDTSDQVKLLWKDARNVGWKDKTSYRWFLQHRPADGYIRVRFYEGPQMVADTGIIIDATMRGGRLGVFCFSQENIIWANLRYRCNDTLPEDFDSYRAQQVQLAV, from the exons ATGCTGTGGTTTCTGGTGGTGACCTGTGCGCTCTGCACGGGAGGACATGttgcagcaggacagagag atgGAGAAATTATCAGTCAGATTAAAATGACGAACCTTGCACTGGCTGAAATTAAAGAGCTTCTGACACAACAG ataaAAGAGATAGTATTCCTGAAGAACACAGTGATGGAGTGTGAAGCCTGTG ggATGGGAGGAATGCAGCCTCGTCCATCCTGTGTGCCCAATCCCTGCTACACAGGGGTGAAGTGTAAGGAGACACCTCAGGGTATTAAGTGTGGACCCTGTCCTGAAGGCATGGAGGGCAATGGTACCCACTGCACTGATGTGGACGAG TGTACTGTGATGCCGTGTCACATGGGTGTGCGCTGCATAAACACCTCCCCGGGTTTCCGCTGTGGTACCTGTCCTGCTGGATACACCGGCCCCCAAGTCCAGGGCGTCGGCCTCGCCTACGCCACTGCCAACAAACAG GTGTGCAAAGACATCAATGAGTGTGAAAGCTCCAACAATGGAGGCTGTGTGGTGAACTCTGTCTGCATGAACAGCCCT GGCTCGTTCAGGTGTGGTCCCTGTAAGACAGGCTACGTTGGGGATCAGAGACGTGGCTGTAAGCCGGAGAGAGCCTGTGGGAATGGCCAACCCAACCCCTGCCACGCCAGCGCTGAGTGCACCATCCATCGAGAGGGTACAATCGAGTGTCAG TGTGGAGTCGGATGGGCTGGCAACGGCTACCTCTGTGGGTCTGACATTGACATCGATGGTTTCCCCGATGAGAAACTAGACTGTCCTGAGAGGAACTGTAACAAG gataATTGTCTCACTGTGCCCAACTCTGGCCAAGAAGATGCTGACGGTGATGGAATTGGAGACGCTTGTGATGAGGATGCAGATGGTGACGGGATCCCCAACACACAG GATAACTGCGTGTTGGTGCCTAATGTGGACCAGAGGAACATTGATGAGGACGACTTTGGTGATGCCTGCGACAACTGCCGCGCTGTCAAAAACAACGACCAAAAAGACACAGATGTGGACAAATTTGGTGATGAATGTGATGAAGACATTGATGGTGATG GAATCCCCAATTACCTGGATAACTGCAAAAGGGTTCCCAACGCTGACCAGATAGATCGTGATGGCGACAAAGTGGGAGACGCCTGCGACAGCTGTCCTTATGTTCCAAACCCTGACCAG ATGGACGTGGACAACGACTTGATTGGAGACCCCTGTGACACCAACAAGGACAG TGATGGTGACGGCCACCAAGACTCTCGGGACAACTGTCCAGCCGTCATCAACAGCTCCCAGTTGGACACCGACAAGGACGGCCTGGGAGACGAGTGCGATGACGATGATGATAATGACGGCATCCCAGACCTGCTGCCACCTGGTCCTGATAACTGCCGTCTGATCCCCAACCCTCTGCAGGAGGACTCTAATG GCGATGGTGTGGGTAATGTATGCGAGAGGGATTTCGACAACGACACTATCAACGACCCCATCGATGTTTGTCCAGAAAATGCTGAGGTCACCATCACAGACTTCAGGGAGTACCAGACCGTCGTTCTAGATCCGGAGGGAGATGCACAGATCGACCCCAACTGGGTGGTGCTGAACCAG GGAAGAGAGATTGTCCAGACTATGAACAGTGATCCTGGCTTGGCTGTTG GTTACACTGCTTTCAGTGGCGTGGATTTTGAAGGGACGTTTCATGTAAACACAGTAACGGATGATGACTACGCAGGATTTATCTTCGGGTACCAGGACAGCTCCAGTTTCTACGTGGTGATGTGGAAGCAGGTGGAACAGATCTACTGGCAGGCAAATCCGTTCAGAGCCGTGGCAGAACCAGGCATCCAACTGAAG GCTGTCAAGTCCACCACGGGTCCAGGTGAAAACCTGAGGAACGCCCTGTGGCACACCGGCGACACGAGTGACCAGGTCAAACTCCTGTGGAAAGATGCTCGCAATGTTGGCTGGAAGGACAAGACTTCGTACCGCTGGTTCCTCCAACACCGACCTGCTGACGGATACATCAG AGTTCGTTTCTACGAGGGTCCTCAGATGGTGGCGGACACAGGCATCATCATAGACGCCACAATGAGAGGAGGTCGACTAGGAGTCTTCTGCTTCTCGCAGGAGAACATCATCTGGGCCAACCTGCGTTATCGCTGCAACG ACACTCTTCCTGAGGACTTTGACTCCTACAGAGCCCAGCAGGTCCAGCTGGCGGTCTGA